The genomic stretch TACGCTCGGGCGCGATCGTGCCTAAGCGTTTGGGCACCAGCTCACCCAACAATCCGAATGCGAACAGCATGACGATGAAGCCGACGATGACCCCAATCAAATGTGCGTGCGGGGCCAACATTGGAAAGTTCTTGAGTGGCTCGGCAATTTGATCGCCGATCGTTTCGCCACCGAAGAAGCCAATCATCAAACTGAGCAAAGTAATCCAGAGCTGCACCGCAGAAAGAAAGCTCTCCGGATTGTTCGCCAACGCCAAGGCCTTCGCGGCGCCGCGACTGGTGATCGACATTTGCTTCAAGCGGCTCTTACGCGATGTCATCACCGCCATTTCGGACATGGCGAAGAACGCGTTCAGAATGATCAGGAACAGGACGATCAAGAACTTCAGCATGTGCGTGGCACCGGCTGTGTATTCGTCGGGATGTCGATGCGCGCGGGGCGCAGGGTCTCGGTAGGTTCGTCCATGTGTGCTTCAATGCTCCGACTGCATGGTAGCAGTTGAATGCGGCGGAACGCGCTTAGTGTAGGAGTGGCAGTGCCATGGATTCAGCGGACGAGGCCAAAGTGTGGAAAGTCATTCGTGCCATACCGGCCGGCACCGTGCTGGGCTATGGCGAAGTCGGGCGGTTGGCGGGGTTTCCCAAACGTGCCCGCTGGGTGGCCAAGCTGCTTGCCAGCAAGACGCCCGCAGGCCTGCCATGGCACCGCGTGTTGCGCAGCGACGGAAAAATCGCATTCGCTGAGGGTTCATCCGGCTACGAACGGCAATTGGCGGCGCTGAAGAAAGAGGGCGTTGAGGTGCGCAACGGTCGGGTCTTGAAAAAGCGCGTCGTGACTGAAGATGAACACCTCTGGGGGCCACCGGTTTAGTCCAGCCGCCGCATCCAGCCGGCAATGCTCAGGCGCGGGTGATACGCGGGCAGAACTTCGTGCTCCATGTCGCTCAAGAAACACACCGAGGTGCCGAACGTCGGCGCGATATCTACGGAATGCTCTGCCGCGTCATAGAGGCGCAATAGTCCGCCGTGCTCCGGTTGCCACCCTGCGTTCAAGTAGGTGACCCACGACACCATTCGTGCGCTGTCTGATTGCATCCGATCCCGATGTCTGATGTACCGACCGCCTGGCGGGTAATGCGCATAGTGGGCTTCGACGCCTTGAATCGGCATTCGCAAGTACATACGCAAATGTTGGCTGAGCGCGTTGAGCTCGGCTAAGAATGCAGGGCCGACCGTGCAACGTGGATCGTCGAGCCAGAGCGTTTGGTCGCCGCGTAGCGCAGCTTCCGAAGTGATCGAAGCGCCGCGACCCATACGCGCGGCAGTAAACGCACTGGCATTCAAAAGTGCGCGCGCCTCTTCGCGAAGCGCGTTTGCCGTGGGTTCATCGATAAACGACTGGACTTTGCAGACACCGGCGCTGAACAAGGCCGATGCAATTTTTTCCGGATCGTTGCCTTGCACTTCAACTACACGCATGTCCGTATCATAGGCGCAATCTCGGAGACCCCATGATCAACAACATTCCCCCCGTCACACGGGCCATCGCCATCACTATTGCCGTGGGATTCCTGGCTCAGATGATTGCCGGGCCGTGGTTGACGCAATTTTTTGCTTTGTGGCCGCTTTCGAACGGTTTCATGCCCTGGCAATTGTTGACACACGGCTTGTTGCACATGTCGTTCTTGCATCTGTTCTTCAACGGATTGGCCTTGGTGATGTTCGGCGCGCAACTTGAATACACCTGGGGTTCGCAACGCTTCATGACCTTCATCGCCGTGACCACGATTGGATCAGGCTTGTGTTGGTTGCTGTTGAGTGCCTTGCTTGGCAGTGGCAGTCCCGCCATGGGGACATCCGGAACGCTGTTCGGCATGTTGCTGGCGTACGGCATGTTGTTTCCGAATCAGCAGGTGATGATGCTGATTCCGCCGATTCCGATGAAGGCACGCACGCTCGTCATTGTCTACGGCATTCTTGCTTTGGTATTCGCAGGCAGTGGTTTGCAATCACCCGTTGTTGTCGTTGCACATTTGGGTGGCATGTTGTTTGCCTGGCTGTTGATCCGCTATTGGCGCGGGCAACCGCCGTTTGGGCGCGGTGGCAAAGGTGGGGGCAAGAAGCCGCCCACCTTGCGACGCGTGGTCTAACTCAACGCCAAATGTTGACTTGCTTGTTGGCGGGCAGTGCCATCGGCGTGCCTGCCTTGCATTTGAACGCGGTTGCAAATTCCGGCATGTTGACCAGCGGCCCATTCGTGCGCCATTTGCCGGGCGCGTAGCTGCTGGTGGCTTGTTGCAAGGCCGCCGCTTCTTTGCTCATTGCCTGAGGCCACAAACGTGCCCAGCCGTTGAAGAATGCAGTGCTGTTTGCTGCATCCGGTGTGCCGCTCTTTGCCAACGCATCCCACGCGAGTTCAAGCCCTGCCAAGTCGGCGGTGTCTTGTTCACGGGTGAGCGATCCGTTGACCTTTGCGCCGCCCAGTTCGGGATACGCATGACCACTGTATTGCGCGGCAATCGCCGACATACGCGTGTTCCAAGCAGCTGCATCTTGCGGTGTCCACCAATCACGAATATTGCCGCTTGCATCGAGCATGCGGCCGCGGTTGTCAAAGCCTCGTGTCAACTCGTGACCCACCAACGCACCCAATGCGCCGTATTGGCTGGCTTGGGGTTGTGACATATCAATGACGGGCGCCTGCAACATGGCGGCCGTAATGATGATGCGGTTGTGTGCCACGTCGTAACCTAACGCGGCATCTTGCGGCAGCACATCCCAGCGGAGATCCGCATTGCCCTTACCGATGCGCTTCATTTCTTGCGCGTGACGCCA from Lysobacter sp. HDW10 encodes the following:
- a CDS encoding 2OG-Fe(II) oxygenase, whose translation is MRVVEVQGNDPEKIASALFSAGVCKVQSFIDEPTANALREEARALLNASAFTAARMGRGASITSEAALRGDQTLWLDDPRCTVGPAFLAELNALSQHLRMYLRMPIQGVEAHYAHYPPGGRYIRHRDRMQSDSARMVSWVTYLNAGWQPEHGGLLRLYDAAEHSVDIAPTFGTSVCFLSDMEHEVLPAYHPRLSIAGWMRRLD
- a CDS encoding MGMT family protein is translated as MDSADEAKVWKVIRAIPAGTVLGYGEVGRLAGFPKRARWVAKLLASKTPAGLPWHRVLRSDGKIAFAEGSSGYERQLAALKKEGVEVRNGRVLKKRVVTEDEHLWGPPV
- a CDS encoding rhomboid family intramembrane serine protease gives rise to the protein MINNIPPVTRAIAITIAVGFLAQMIAGPWLTQFFALWPLSNGFMPWQLLTHGLLHMSFLHLFFNGLALVMFGAQLEYTWGSQRFMTFIAVTTIGSGLCWLLLSALLGSGSPAMGTSGTLFGMLLAYGMLFPNQQVMMLIPPIPMKARTLVIVYGILALVFAGSGLQSPVVVVAHLGGMLFAWLLIRYWRGQPPFGRGGKGGGKKPPTLRRVV